From the genome of Verrucomicrobiia bacterium, one region includes:
- the dacB gene encoding D-alanyl-D-alanine carboxypeptidase/D-alanyl-D-alanine-endopeptidase: protein MRLFLRGLFVIGFWLGLPQPNFAQSTNAPATLVELRQQLTDLVNQPRFDAARFGIKAVSLETGQTLFEHEPAKLFSPASNCKLYTMAMVLDKLGGDYRLRTSLYSAARPDARGNLKSDLILYGRGDPTFNLKAGQGDLLRALQPLVAALTNAGVRKISGDLIGDDSFIVGAPYGSGWVWDDMNYYYGAEISALTINDNTLQLSARPGAKLGAPGQLELNPPTTFVTLINQTRTSAPDSRRVINLYRPVGQNVIYVNGQLPLNSTNKYSDDVTFSNPASLFVEFFKAALARNGVKVTGKTRTAHWLERPGAPLDTSRLIELGFVESAPLRELNVLVQKPSQNLYTDLLLAHVGSLERERALANQAPNDSAWLVDAAGSSGTSEDYGVRELYKFFSKVGIKRSDVKFEEGSGLARNNLVTPNATIQLLQFMSQHPEAESYYQALPIAGRDGTLRNRLKGTRGENNVHAKTGTLRWANSTSGYLTTAAGEKLVFSLMLNRYTAPSAQYSARGELDKAILLLANFTGRSDE, encoded by the coding sequence GTGAGGCTATTTCTACGCGGTCTGTTCGTCATCGGTTTCTGGTTGGGCTTGCCGCAACCGAATTTCGCTCAATCCACCAACGCGCCCGCCACGCTCGTCGAGTTGCGGCAACAGCTCACCGACTTGGTGAATCAGCCGCGCTTTGACGCCGCGCGCTTCGGCATCAAAGCGGTGTCGCTCGAGACCGGCCAAACCCTGTTCGAGCACGAACCGGCCAAGCTGTTCAGTCCGGCTTCCAATTGTAAACTCTACACCATGGCCATGGTGCTGGATAAACTGGGCGGTGATTACCGCCTCCGCACTTCGCTCTACAGCGCCGCCAGACCGGACGCGCGCGGCAATCTGAAAAGCGATCTCATCCTGTACGGGCGCGGGGACCCCACGTTCAACCTCAAAGCCGGTCAGGGCGATCTGCTTCGCGCGCTGCAACCGCTCGTGGCCGCTTTGACCAATGCCGGCGTGCGTAAAATCTCCGGCGACTTGATTGGCGACGATAGTTTCATCGTCGGTGCGCCTTACGGATCGGGCTGGGTCTGGGACGACATGAACTATTATTACGGCGCGGAGATTTCGGCCTTAACCATCAACGACAACACGCTGCAACTTTCCGCTCGTCCGGGCGCGAAGCTCGGTGCGCCCGGGCAACTGGAACTCAATCCACCCACCACTTTTGTCACTTTGATCAACCAAACCCGGACCAGCGCCCCCGACAGTCGCCGCGTGATCAATCTTTACCGGCCCGTGGGACAAAACGTGATTTACGTCAACGGCCAACTGCCGCTGAACTCGACCAACAAATACTCCGACGACGTCACTTTCAGCAATCCCGCCAGCTTGTTCGTCGAGTTTTTCAAGGCGGCGCTGGCGCGTAATGGCGTCAAAGTAACCGGCAAAACCCGCACGGCCCATTGGCTGGAACGACCGGGCGCACCGCTCGACACCAGCCGCTTGATCGAACTGGGCTTTGTGGAATCCGCACCTCTGCGCGAACTGAATGTGCTCGTGCAAAAACCTTCGCAAAATCTCTACACGGATCTGCTGCTGGCGCATGTGGGGTCACTGGAGCGTGAACGTGCGCTTGCCAATCAAGCGCCGAATGACAGCGCCTGGTTGGTGGATGCCGCCGGCAGTTCGGGCACTTCCGAAGATTACGGCGTGCGCGAGTTGTACAAGTTTTTCAGCAAGGTCGGCATCAAACGGAGCGACGTTAAATTCGAGGAAGGCTCCGGTTTGGCGCGCAATAATCTGGTGACGCCCAACGCCACCATCCAGTTGTTGCAATTCATGAGTCAGCATCCGGAAGCGGAAAGTTATTATCAGGCGCTGCCCATTGCGGGGCGGGACGGCACACTGCGCAACCGCCTGAAAGGCACGCGCGGCGAGAACAACGTCCACGCCAAAACCGGCACGTTACGCTGGGCGAATTCCACTTCGGGATATCTGACCACCGCCGCCGGAGAAAAGCTGGTGTTCAGTCTGATGTTGAATCGCTACACCGCGCCCTCGGCTCAATACAGCGCGCGGGGCGAGCTTGATAAAGCCATTCTGTTGCTCGCCAATTTCACCGGGCGCAGCGATGAATAA
- the rnc gene encoding ribonuclease III: MSDLAALQARLGYAFRNPHLLQIAVTHPSTAHEKGVPTEHNQRLEFLGDAVIQLILTRELYERFPDFDEGPLTKARARLVNRSSLAHLGRALNLGAHLILSHGEETHGGRERASALADAFESLVGALFLDGGYETVRTFVLREFTSLLSGLTLPLSLDNPKGELQEFLQAKSHDAPKYSVATATGPDHDRVFECVVQHGGVELARGTGKSKKDAESDAAQKALTQLRTQKTPASTTAP, from the coding sequence ATGTCCGATCTTGCCGCACTTCAAGCCCGTCTTGGATACGCCTTTCGCAATCCGCATTTGTTGCAAATCGCCGTGACCCATCCCTCCACGGCGCACGAAAAGGGCGTGCCGACCGAGCATAATCAACGGCTGGAATTTCTCGGCGACGCGGTCATCCAACTCATTCTGACGCGGGAATTGTACGAAAGGTTTCCCGACTTCGATGAAGGACCGTTGACGAAAGCGCGCGCCCGTTTGGTGAATCGCAGTTCGCTGGCGCACTTGGGCCGCGCGCTGAATCTCGGCGCGCATCTGATTTTGAGTCATGGCGAAGAAACGCACGGCGGCCGCGAACGCGCCTCCGCCTTGGCCGATGCGTTTGAATCGCTGGTGGGCGCGCTGTTTCTGGACGGCGGCTACGAGACCGTGCGGACGTTCGTGTTGCGGGAGTTCACTTCGCTCTTGAGCGGTTTAACTCTGCCGCTGTCACTGGATAATCCCAAAGGCGAGTTGCAGGAATTCCTGCAGGCCAAATCGCACGACGCGCCCAAATACTCGGTGGCCACGGCGACCGGGCCAGACCACGATCGCGTCTTTGAATGTGTGGTGCAGCATGGCGGCGTGGAGCTGGCGCGCGGCACAGGCAAAAGCAAAAAAGACGCGGAAAGCGACGCCGCACAGAAAGCGCTGACGCAACTGCGCACGCAGAAAACGCCGGCATCCACCACGGCACCGTAA
- a CDS encoding DUF1080 domain-containing protein — translation MRALKRVLAAADRAWLRRVILLLGLTVGWSSWGQDGFVSIFNGRDLEGWDGKPGWWYVEDGAITAESTPEKPCTKHNYLIWRGGEPSDFELRFEFRIQGGNSGLQFRSREVEDWDMRGYQADIEAGTEWTGALFEHERGGIAMRGQSVIIAANGQKETTSFATAAELFQHIHTDDWNQYRIVARGPEIQLFINGVKMSQAVDRQEGQAAARGLIGLQMHPGPPMKVQFRNLKLKEFTAADRATPPEKLTVPPGFQVELVYAPNRETEGSWVSMCVDDQGRLLFSGQYDEGLYRLTPPPLGADPARTRVEKINVDLSGAQGLCWAFDSLYALVSKNGKTPSGLYRVRDTNGDDQLDTVELLRGLGGGGDHGWHGVLPGPDGQSIYVIAGNQTVPPTLKASRVPLHWGEDQLLRRLPDAGGFMTEALAPGGVVYRVSPNGQDWEMVASGFRNIYDAAFDRNGELFTYDADMEWDVGAPWYRPTRICHVTSGAEFGWRNGSGKWPAYYPDSVPGILNIGPGSPTGVAFGFGARFPERYQNALFVGDWTFGRIYAIHLANEGATYRGAAEVFLSGVPLPVVAIANHPRDHALYFITGGWRIQTGVYRVTYAGTEATPTITAKPALTTAQQTRLKLEALHGHASEGAVDFLWPYLGDADRTLRYAARVALEWQPVSTWRERALSATDPATAMTALLALSRVSSQDEFHRQSTDPAPDLALQRQILTALDRLDWTRLTAEQQSDLLRNYAVCLTRFGLPEAAQQQKLLAHLEPWFPGKTREVNSQLCELLVYLQSPRVAAVAVRLLQEAPTQEEQMDLAKSLRALKTGWTPQLRRDYFGWFQTAAAYRGGASFRGFIKMIKNDALANLTPAERDALQDVLTTPETPGNEASKYFAGRQATDWTVAMLAGALTTDLQKRDFERGRKMFSAASCFQCHAVAGEGGAVGPDLTRVAGRFSPRELLESIIEPNRAVSDLYQNVRITKRDGDVVVGRIVYHLPDGAVNVNPNMFDPAQVIAVKRSDMVKIEPSPVSPMPEGLLSPLHQDEIFDLLAYLLSGGDATNPMFKTGANAPKTSAN, via the coding sequence ATGCGGGCTTTGAAACGGGTTCTTGCTGCGGCTGATCGCGCGTGGTTGCGCCGGGTCATTTTGCTTTTGGGTTTGACGGTGGGTTGGAGTTCGTGGGGTCAGGACGGTTTCGTTTCGATCTTTAACGGGCGCGATCTGGAGGGTTGGGATGGCAAGCCCGGTTGGTGGTATGTGGAGGATGGCGCCATCACGGCGGAAAGCACGCCGGAGAAACCTTGCACGAAGCATAATTACCTCATCTGGCGCGGCGGGGAACCGTCGGATTTCGAGTTGCGGTTTGAGTTTCGCATTCAGGGAGGCAACTCCGGCCTGCAATTCCGCAGCCGGGAGGTGGAGGATTGGGACATGCGCGGCTATCAGGCCGACATCGAGGCGGGTACGGAATGGACCGGCGCGTTGTTTGAACACGAGCGCGGGGGCATCGCCATGCGCGGCCAATCGGTGATTATTGCCGCCAACGGCCAGAAGGAAACAACCTCCTTTGCCACCGCTGCGGAATTATTTCAGCACATCCATACCGATGATTGGAATCAGTATCGTATCGTGGCGCGCGGCCCGGAAATTCAACTTTTCATCAACGGCGTCAAAATGTCGCAGGCGGTGGATCGGCAGGAGGGACAGGCGGCGGCGCGAGGGTTGATTGGTTTGCAAATGCATCCTGGACCGCCCATGAAAGTTCAGTTCCGCAATTTGAAACTCAAAGAGTTCACGGCGGCAGACCGCGCCACGCCGCCGGAGAAGCTGACCGTGCCGCCGGGTTTCCAGGTCGAGCTGGTGTACGCGCCCAATCGGGAGACGGAAGGATCGTGGGTCAGCATGTGCGTGGATGATCAAGGCCGGTTGCTTTTTTCCGGTCAATATGACGAAGGATTGTATCGCCTGACGCCGCCGCCGTTGGGGGCGGACCCGGCGCGGACGCGGGTGGAAAAGATCAACGTGGATCTCAGCGGCGCCCAGGGTTTGTGCTGGGCGTTTGACTCTTTGTACGCGTTGGTTTCCAAGAATGGCAAAACGCCCAGCGGCCTGTATCGGGTGCGTGACACCAATGGCGACGACCAGTTGGATACGGTGGAGTTGCTGCGCGGATTGGGTGGCGGTGGCGACCACGGTTGGCACGGAGTTTTGCCCGGGCCGGATGGACAATCCATCTACGTAATTGCGGGAAACCAAACCGTGCCGCCCACCTTGAAGGCGTCGCGGGTGCCGTTGCATTGGGGCGAAGATCAATTGTTGCGACGGTTGCCTGACGCCGGCGGGTTCATGACGGAAGCGCTCGCGCCGGGCGGCGTGGTTTATCGCGTGAGTCCGAACGGTCAGGATTGGGAAATGGTTGCCAGCGGGTTTCGCAATATTTACGACGCGGCGTTTGATCGGAACGGCGAGTTGTTCACCTACGACGCGGACATGGAATGGGACGTGGGCGCGCCGTGGTACCGGCCCACGCGCATTTGCCACGTCACCAGCGGCGCGGAATTTGGCTGGCGCAACGGCAGCGGGAAATGGCCCGCCTACTATCCCGACAGCGTGCCCGGCATTTTGAACATCGGTCCGGGATCCCCCACGGGCGTGGCGTTCGGATTTGGCGCGCGCTTCCCCGAACGCTACCAGAACGCGCTCTTTGTCGGCGACTGGACGTTTGGACGCATCTACGCGATACATCTGGCGAATGAGGGCGCGACTTATCGCGGTGCGGCGGAAGTCTTCCTCTCAGGCGTACCGTTGCCGGTAGTGGCCATTGCGAATCATCCTCGGGATCACGCGCTTTATTTCATCACGGGCGGCTGGCGCATTCAAACCGGAGTCTATCGGGTGACGTACGCTGGAACGGAAGCCACGCCGACCATCACCGCGAAACCCGCGCTCACCACCGCGCAGCAAACGCGCTTGAAATTGGAGGCGCTGCACGGACACGCGAGCGAGGGCGCGGTGGATTTCCTCTGGCCGTATCTGGGTGATGCTGATCGGACCTTGCGCTATGCGGCCCGCGTAGCGCTCGAATGGCAGCCCGTATCCACCTGGCGGGAACGGGCGCTCAGCGCCACCGATCCCGCCACCGCCATGACGGCCTTACTGGCGTTGAGCCGGGTCTCCAGCCAGGACGAATTCCATCGTCAGTCCACGGATCCAGCCCCCGACCTGGCGCTGCAGCGGCAAATTTTAACCGCATTGGATCGCCTCGACTGGACCCGGTTGACCGCGGAACAGCAATCCGACCTGCTGCGTAATTACGCGGTTTGCCTGACGCGTTTCGGCCTGCCGGAAGCGGCGCAACAACAAAAATTATTGGCGCATTTGGAGCCGTGGTTTCCGGGGAAAACCCGGGAAGTGAACAGTCAACTTTGCGAACTGTTGGTTTATCTGCAATCGCCCCGGGTCGCGGCGGTGGCGGTGCGTCTGCTGCAGGAAGCGCCGACGCAGGAGGAACAAATGGATCTGGCCAAATCGCTGCGCGCACTCAAGACGGGTTGGACGCCCCAACTGCGTCGCGATTACTTCGGCTGGTTTCAAACCGCCGCCGCCTACCGTGGCGGAGCGAGCTTTCGCGGGTTCATCAAAATGATCAAAAACGACGCGCTGGCCAATCTGACCCCCGCCGAGCGCGACGCTTTGCAGGACGTGCTGACGACTCCGGAAACACCGGGGAATGAGGCGTCCAAATACTTCGCCGGACGGCAGGCGACCGATTGGACGGTGGCCATGCTGGCGGGCGCGTTAACCACGGATTTGCAGAAGCGTGATTTTGAGCGCGGTCGCAAAATGTTTTCCGCTGCCTCCTGTTTTCAATGTCACGCGGTGGCGGGCGAGGGGGGCGCGGTCGGGCCGGACCTGACCCGGGTGGCTGGCCGGTTCAGTCCGCGCGAGTTGCTGGAATCCATCATCGAACCGAATCGCGCCGTCAGTGATCTGTATCAAAACGTGCGCATCACCAAGCGCGACGGCGACGTGGTGGTGGGGCGGATTGTGTATCATCTGCCCGATGGCGCGGTGAACGTGAATCCGAACATGTTCGATCCGGCGCAGGTGATCGCCGTCAAGCGTAGCGACATGGTGAAGATCGAACCGTCCCCCGTTTCGCCAATGCCGGAAGGGTTGCTGTCCCCGCTGCATCAGGATGAAATTTTTGATCTCCTGGCGTACCTGCTCTCGGGCGGTGACGCGACTAATCCGATGTTCAAGACGGGCGCGAACGCACCCAAAACGTCCGCCAATTAA
- a CDS encoding hemin-degrading factor has protein sequence MSGDPFFLLGAARTASLFCGAKIHPDCLHIGADGSVRVSLSATAESWFHTLSQLGEVLHLTRNSVAVLGTIRAIPELIDWSNSALPRDAARLLTPNLGQYASLWAVRETSPAGPVYGLEAGDVSGRRFQKVVLTARSRRELFEQFVIRHQSPLAETEHWISPNHHASQHRCQAISQRLAYLRLQQQEGATTIHALSSAGLPQLLAAAAAARVPVRTTHYNHALNCAAVWLPEPPTLADRESDGVTFFHGANVGLHVLTATPEMWLWQRHCRCCDRENWTIEIGGPDDQIGLAITVGDERLESKWRALVAATLLRSPA, from the coding sequence ATGTCCGGTGATCCCTTCTTTCTCTTGGGCGCGGCGCGGACGGCGAGTTTATTTTGCGGCGCCAAAATTCACCCGGATTGTCTGCACATTGGTGCGGACGGGTCCGTGCGGGTGAGCCTCTCGGCAACGGCAGAAAGCTGGTTTCACACGCTGTCCCAGTTGGGTGAAGTTCTACATCTGACCCGTAATTCCGTGGCGGTGCTGGGCACCATCCGGGCGATACCGGAATTAATAGATTGGAGCAATTCCGCCTTGCCACGAGACGCGGCCCGCCTGTTGACTCCAAATCTCGGGCAATACGCAAGCCTGTGGGCGGTGCGGGAAACTTCTCCGGCGGGACCGGTTTATGGATTGGAAGCCGGCGATGTTTCGGGGCGGCGATTTCAAAAAGTTGTTCTCACTGCGCGCTCTCGCCGGGAGCTTTTTGAGCAATTTGTCATCCGGCATCAATCCCCCCTGGCGGAGACGGAGCATTGGATTTCGCCCAACCATCACGCGAGTCAACACCGCTGCCAAGCCATCAGTCAGCGGCTCGCATACTTGCGGCTTCAGCAACAGGAAGGGGCGACGACCATTCACGCTTTATCCAGCGCCGGATTGCCCCAGTTGCTGGCCGCCGCCGCTGCCGCTCGCGTACCGGTACGCACGACGCATTACAACCACGCGCTCAACTGCGCCGCAGTCTGGCTGCCGGAGCCGCCCACACTGGCGGACCGCGAAAGCGATGGAGTGACTTTTTTCCACGGCGCCAATGTGGGATTACATGTGTTGACGGCGACACCTGAAATGTGGTTGTGGCAGCGTCACTGCCGGTGTTGTGATCGGGAAAATTGGACGATCGAAATTGGCGGACCTGATGATCAAATCGGACTGGCGATTACCGTAGGGGATGAGCGACTGGAGTCGAAATGGCGCGCGCTGGTGGCGGCGACCTTGTTGCGCAGCCCGGCATGA